In the Methylomonas rhizoryzae genome, one interval contains:
- a CDS encoding pyridoxal-dependent decarboxylase, exosortase A system-associated, whose protein sequence is MTPTSPKHAAMTTFPVINGELTVGNLPLSRLSQRIGQTPFYAYDRGALSNRVAQLRQAMPADLKIHYALKANPMPAVVQHMAGLVDGFDLASALEMKVALDTCMPAEQISFAGPGKRESELHQAIAAGVTINIESSQELERICGLCRQTGFNAKVAVRINPAFELKASGMKMGGGPKQFGVDEEQVPQMLQRIKEMGLDFQGFHIYSGSQNLKAEAIIEAQQKSLNLAAQLAEHCPSAIKKLNIGGGFGIPYFPGDTPLAIDQVGNALGEAMQVAKPSLPNAEIIIELGRYLVGEAGIYVSRIIDKKISRGQIYLVVDGGLHHHLAASGNFGQVIRKNYPAAIGNKMTEQDYETVSVVGPLCTPLDLLADRMWLPKAEIGDLVVIYQSGAYGYTASPGKFLSQPDAVEVLV, encoded by the coding sequence ATGACTCCCACCTCCCCTAAGCACGCCGCGATGACGACTTTTCCAGTCATTAACGGCGAACTAACGGTCGGCAACCTGCCATTGTCCCGCTTAAGCCAACGTATCGGCCAGACTCCGTTTTACGCTTACGACCGTGGCGCACTCAGCAACCGGGTGGCTCAATTACGCCAAGCCATGCCGGCCGATCTAAAAATTCATTACGCACTCAAAGCCAATCCCATGCCGGCCGTCGTGCAACACATGGCCGGCTTGGTAGACGGTTTCGATTTGGCCTCCGCGCTGGAAATGAAAGTGGCGTTGGATACCTGCATGCCGGCGGAGCAGATCAGTTTTGCCGGCCCGGGAAAGCGCGAATCCGAGTTACATCAGGCCATTGCCGCCGGGGTAACCATCAATATCGAGTCGTCGCAGGAACTCGAACGCATCTGCGGGCTGTGCCGGCAAACCGGCTTTAACGCGAAAGTGGCGGTGCGCATCAATCCCGCATTCGAGCTTAAGGCGTCGGGCATGAAAATGGGAGGCGGCCCCAAACAATTCGGCGTAGACGAAGAACAAGTGCCGCAAATGCTACAACGCATTAAAGAAATGGGCCTGGACTTTCAAGGTTTCCACATTTACAGCGGTTCGCAAAATCTGAAGGCCGAAGCGATTATCGAAGCCCAACAAAAAAGCCTGAATCTAGCGGCTCAACTCGCCGAACACTGCCCTTCCGCCATCAAGAAACTGAATATAGGCGGCGGCTTCGGCATTCCGTATTTTCCGGGCGATACGCCGTTGGCCATCGATCAAGTCGGCAACGCCTTGGGCGAAGCAATGCAAGTCGCCAAACCCAGCCTGCCGAATGCGGAAATCATCATCGAATTAGGCCGATATTTGGTAGGCGAAGCCGGTATTTACGTAAGCCGAATTATCGACAAGAAAATATCCCGCGGACAAATCTATCTAGTCGTGGATGGCGGCTTACACCATCACCTAGCCGCATCCGGAAATTTCGGTCAAGTCATCCGCAAAAACTACCCGGCGGCTATCGGTAACAAAATGACTGAGCAAGATTACGAAACGGTGAGTGTAGTCGGGCCGCTCTGTACTCCACTGGATTTGCTTGCCGACAGAATGTGGTTGCCTAAAGCCGAAATCGGCGATCTAGTGGTGATCTATCAATCCGGCGCTTACGGATACACTGCCAGTCCGGGAAAATTCCTGAGTCAACCCGATGCCGTGGAAGTATTGGTTTAG
- a CDS encoding alpha/beta hydrolase — MSFAVSRYFTLILMMLMPACTPVAPVTGASAIHGGRLLEDLFVTADGIGLKLSRWKANHPKAIVVALHGFNDYRRFFSPAAEYLQQQGIYCYAYDQRGFGESPRTGMWAGSEVYAADVANFSALVKEEHPGVPVYLLGESMGGAVIIAAMTVNPKPSVDGVILSAPAVWGRKTMPWYQTSLLWALSHTLPWVTLTGRGLDIMPSDNIEMLRALGRDPLVIKETRVDAISGLADLMDTALASANKLNVNTLLLYGKKDQIVPAEPTELFIRSLLSAGMQNKTVSYYENGYHMLLRDLQAPVIWHDIAEWIGKTHG, encoded by the coding sequence ATGAGTTTCGCTGTTTCTCGATATTTCACCTTGATTTTAATGATGTTAATGCCGGCTTGCACTCCGGTAGCGCCGGTTACCGGCGCTTCCGCCATTCACGGCGGACGCTTGCTAGAGGATTTGTTCGTGACCGCCGACGGTATAGGATTGAAACTGAGTCGTTGGAAAGCAAATCATCCTAAGGCGATTGTGGTCGCGTTGCACGGATTCAACGATTACAGACGGTTTTTTAGCCCTGCGGCCGAATATCTGCAACAACAAGGTATTTATTGTTACGCCTACGATCAGCGAGGTTTCGGAGAAAGTCCTAGGACGGGAATGTGGGCGGGTAGCGAGGTCTATGCGGCGGACGTGGCTAATTTTTCCGCACTAGTGAAAGAGGAGCACCCGGGCGTACCGGTTTATTTATTGGGCGAAAGTATGGGGGGCGCCGTCATCATTGCGGCGATGACGGTCAATCCAAAGCCTAGTGTGGATGGGGTTATCCTGTCGGCGCCTGCCGTATGGGGACGAAAAACCATGCCTTGGTACCAGACCTCGTTATTATGGGCTTTGTCGCACACTTTGCCGTGGGTCACGTTGACGGGTAGAGGATTGGACATTATGCCTTCCGACAACATCGAAATGTTGCGCGCTTTGGGGAGAGATCCTCTGGTGATAAAAGAGACGCGCGTAGACGCAATTTCCGGGTTGGCCGACCTCATGGACACCGCGTTGGCATCGGCAAACAAATTGAATGTCAACACCTTGCTGCTATACGGAAAAAAAGACCAAATAGTGCCGGCCGAACCAACCGAATTATTCATCCGATCGCTGCTGTCGGCCGGGATGCAAAACAAAACGGTCAGCTATTACGAAAATGGCTATCACATGCTGTTGCGCGATTTGCAAGCCCCGGTCATCTGGCATGACATTGCCGAATGGATAGGTAAAACGCACGGCTGA